One Psychrobacillus glaciei genomic region harbors:
- a CDS encoding MBL fold metallo-hydrolase — MTLYKWIAEEVAKKVINNEELFILDVRNAEAFADWKIEGHKFEYLNIPYFELLDGVEEILSNIPTDKQLLVVCAKEGSSIMIAEMLTDEGRDAAYLEGGMKSWSEYLEPIKVSDLENGGELYQFVRLGKGCLSYMVISNGEAAIIDATRMVDVFTNFAASKHVNITNVFDTHLHADHISGGRQIAALTGATYFLPPKDAEEVVFEYTPLVDGNEVKIGNTTIAIQALYSPGHTIGSTSFIVDDKFLLTGDILFIDSIGRPDLAGLAQDWVGDLRETLYSRYRELSSELIVLPAHFMIIDELNENGTVAKRLGDLFEENHGLNMKDEGEFRSMVTDNLPPQPHAYQEIRHVNMGKITPSAEDQTEMEIGPNRCAIREFKKY; from the coding sequence GTGACTTTATATAAATGGATAGCAGAAGAAGTAGCAAAAAAAGTAATAAACAATGAAGAACTATTTATTTTAGATGTACGAAATGCTGAAGCTTTCGCAGACTGGAAAATCGAAGGCCATAAATTTGAGTATTTAAATATACCTTATTTTGAATTACTTGATGGGGTTGAAGAGATATTATCAAACATTCCAACAGACAAACAGTTACTAGTTGTTTGTGCGAAGGAAGGTTCATCCATCATGATAGCGGAGATGCTCACCGATGAAGGACGTGATGCTGCCTATCTAGAAGGTGGTATGAAGTCTTGGAGTGAATATTTAGAGCCGATAAAAGTAAGTGATCTGGAAAACGGTGGAGAGCTCTATCAATTCGTGCGCTTAGGTAAAGGATGTCTCTCTTATATGGTTATTTCAAATGGAGAAGCAGCAATTATTGATGCAACCCGTATGGTGGATGTATTTACAAACTTTGCAGCGAGCAAACATGTAAATATAACGAATGTATTTGATACACACTTACATGCTGATCATATTTCAGGAGGTCGTCAAATTGCAGCTTTAACTGGTGCAACTTACTTCTTACCACCAAAAGATGCAGAAGAAGTAGTATTTGAATACACACCATTAGTAGATGGAAATGAAGTGAAAATCGGTAACACAACTATTGCGATTCAAGCTTTATACTCACCAGGACATACTATTGGTTCGACCTCTTTTATTGTAGATGACAAATTCTTGTTAACTGGTGATATTTTATTCATCGACTCGATTGGTAGACCGGATTTAGCTGGTCTTGCTCAGGATTGGGTTGGAGATCTTCGTGAAACGCTGTATAGTCGTTATCGTGAACTTTCAAGTGAGTTAATCGTATTACCTGCACATTTTATGATTATAGATGAATTAAACGAAAATGGTACTGTGGCAAAACGTCTAGGTGATTTATTCGAAGAAAACCATGGTTTAAATATGAAGGACGAAGGAGAATTCCGTAGCATGGTGACGGATAACTTGCCACCACAACCACATGCATATCAAGAAATTCGTCATGTAAATATGGGGAAAATTACGCCATCCGCTGAAGATCAAACAGAAATGGAAATTGGACCAAACCGTTGTGCTATCCGGGAATTTAAAAAATATTAA
- a CDS encoding sulfurtransferase TusA family protein — MNSTKVLDAKGLACPMPIIRTKKAMDTIDSGEILEIHLTDKGAKADIPAWAASGGHNILEHTQEDDVLKFWIQKA; from the coding sequence ATGAATTCAACTAAAGTATTAGATGCAAAAGGATTAGCTTGTCCGATGCCAATTATTCGAACGAAAAAGGCTATGGATACAATTGATTCAGGTGAAATATTAGAAATCCACCTGACAGATAAAGGTGCTAAAGCTGACATACCAGCTTGGGCTGCTTCAGGTGGGCACAATATTTTAGAACATACACAAGAAGATGATGTTTTAAAATTTTGGATTCAAAAAGCATGA
- a CDS encoding sulfite exporter TauE/SafE family protein: MDIAWIITILLLGIVGSFISGLLGIGGAIINFPMLLYIPPSLGFTAFTAHEVSGISALQVLFASISGVWAYRKGSYLNKQLIIYMGVAILTGSLFGSFGSQSLSESSVNIVYGLLALIAAIMMFVPKKKIDDVPLEQVTFNKFLAASLAFIVGIGSGIVGAGGGFLLVPIMLVVLRIPTRMTIATSLAVTFFSSIGATIGKITTGQVEYLPAVILIVASLIAAPLGVKMGKRMNTKILQMILAVLILITAIKIWIDIL, encoded by the coding sequence ATGGACATAGCATGGATTATTACCATTCTGTTATTGGGTATTGTTGGATCATTTATTTCAGGACTGCTCGGAATTGGTGGGGCAATTATTAATTTTCCTATGCTTTTGTATATTCCACCGAGTTTAGGATTTACTGCATTCACGGCTCATGAGGTATCGGGTATTAGTGCCCTTCAAGTATTGTTTGCGTCCATCTCGGGTGTGTGGGCATACCGCAAAGGAAGTTATTTAAATAAACAACTTATAATTTATATGGGTGTGGCCATTTTAACTGGTAGTCTCTTCGGGAGTTTTGGTTCACAATCGTTATCGGAATCTAGTGTAAATATTGTATATGGCTTGCTTGCACTTATAGCGGCTATAATGATGTTTGTCCCTAAAAAGAAAATAGATGATGTTCCATTAGAACAAGTAACATTTAACAAATTTTTAGCAGCTAGTCTAGCGTTCATTGTCGGCATTGGCTCAGGAATTGTGGGAGCTGGAGGAGGATTTTTATTAGTACCAATTATGCTCGTTGTATTAAGAATTCCAACAAGGATGACAATTGCAACAAGTCTGGCGGTTACTTTTTTCTCATCCATTGGTGCTACAATTGGAAAGATAACAACAGGTCAAGTCGAGTATTTGCCAGCAGTCATTTTGATTGTTGCTAGCTTAATTGCAGCCCCACTTGGCGTGAAAATGGGTAAACGCATGAATACAAAAATACTTCAAATGATTTTGGCGGTACTGATTTTGATAACGGCAATTAAAATTTGGATAGATATTCTATAA
- a CDS encoding ATP-grasp domain-containing protein gives MKTIVFIGSNEFGTSKEALTIAKQMGYFVVLLTDKSKLMTNNHGFSEVNQIIFMKNLMDEQQVIDRITKLKEEGKHICACLSFIDPFVSYAARISKSVGLAQISVNSLYLMEDKIKVREKLANLPITPFYTAFHFGDSPKVFEMKYKEHFPLIVKPPISNGSKDVLFVNSIEMLEDALILLQKKHPKSSLLIEEYLLGPQFLAEIVVYNNKITVVGIIAQEVIYNGRFIVIGYKFPARVNTDDYKNLCQSISSIVEQTGLTNGSCHVEMKLVQGEWKLIEINPRMSGGVMNRIIEEGTGINLVKEIIKMYLGEEPTLIETRKQYVYARYLTIGSRGKLLKVTGKELALMHDGVKYVYIKPLKGKILSNPYSMGNRYACIIAASESEEKAEAIALAAAKEIKFYLAPI, from the coding sequence ATGAAAACAATTGTATTTATTGGAAGTAATGAGTTTGGGACAAGTAAAGAAGCTCTTACGATTGCAAAACAAATGGGATATTTCGTTGTACTATTAACCGACAAAAGTAAGCTAATGACGAATAATCACGGATTTTCGGAAGTAAATCAGATTATTTTTATGAAAAATTTAATGGATGAACAGCAAGTTATTGACCGTATTACAAAGTTAAAAGAAGAAGGGAAACATATTTGTGCATGCCTCAGTTTTATAGATCCATTTGTTTCTTATGCAGCCAGAATATCTAAAAGTGTGGGGTTGGCACAGATTTCAGTAAACTCTCTATATCTAATGGAAGACAAAATAAAGGTTAGAGAAAAACTTGCAAACCTCCCGATTACCCCTTTTTATACAGCTTTTCATTTTGGTGACTCCCCGAAGGTGTTTGAAATGAAATATAAAGAACATTTCCCTTTAATAGTAAAACCCCCTATTTCCAATGGGTCAAAGGATGTATTATTCGTTAATTCTATAGAAATGCTGGAGGATGCTTTAATACTTTTACAAAAAAAACATCCCAAAAGTTCCTTATTAATAGAAGAATACTTACTCGGTCCACAGTTTCTCGCTGAAATTGTAGTTTATAACAATAAAATAACTGTAGTTGGGATAATTGCACAAGAAGTTATTTACAATGGAAGGTTTATTGTTATCGGTTATAAGTTTCCTGCAAGAGTAAATACGGATGATTATAAAAACCTCTGTCAGTCCATATCAAGCATAGTTGAACAAACAGGTCTTACTAACGGATCATGCCATGTAGAGATGAAACTTGTACAAGGAGAATGGAAACTAATTGAAATCAACCCTAGAATGTCAGGAGGAGTAATGAATCGAATCATAGAAGAAGGGACAGGGATTAACCTCGTAAAAGAAATAATAAAAATGTATCTAGGTGAGGAACCTACATTAATAGAAACAAGAAAACAATATGTATACGCTAGATATTTAACGATAGGATCCAGGGGTAAGTTACTCAAAGTCACTGGTAAAGAGCTAGCTTTAATGCATGATGGAGTAAAATACGTTTATATTAAGCCTCTCAAAGGGAAAATCCTAAGCAATCCGTATTCTATGGGCAATCGGTATGCATGCATAATTGCAGCATCTGAATCAGAAGAAAAAGCAGAAGCAATTGCGTTAGCAGCAGCAAAAGAAATAAAATTTTATTTAGCTCCAATTTGA
- a CDS encoding CotY/CotZ family spore coat protein: protein MKSKMSSNKEESEHVLCGALVELKSFQDLLKDSPTKYFGNLLAKIVGTDTIPFFLITKTGDLLSLIDTDECFETNYFRVESIDREKCCTTISLLRPLDIEGNLCNSLCDVVRLEKSPTCKVVDLSSVCAIQPLDTKLLTRKIIIEPKW from the coding sequence TTGAAAAGTAAAATGAGCAGTAACAAAGAAGAAAGTGAACACGTTTTATGTGGAGCACTTGTCGAATTGAAATCATTTCAGGACTTATTAAAAGATTCTCCAACTAAATATTTTGGTAATTTACTTGCTAAAATAGTTGGTACTGATACGATTCCCTTCTTCTTAATTACGAAAACAGGAGACCTTTTAAGTCTGATTGATACAGATGAGTGCTTTGAAACAAACTATTTTCGAGTTGAGTCTATTGATAGAGAGAAATGCTGTACAACTATTTCATTATTGCGTCCTTTAGATATTGAAGGAAATCTTTGTAATTCTCTTTGTGATGTAGTTAGGTTAGAGAAATCGCCTACGTGTAAAGTAGTTGATTTATCAAGTGTCTGCGCAATCCAACCTCTAGATACTAAGTTGCTAACTAGAAAAATTATTATTGAGCCGAAATGGTAG
- a CDS encoding YheC/YheD family protein: MTLIGMLHHRRDPTTVIKSYAYAAVAKAEGVNFFYFSPGMVNFVNRSIRGQVYENGSWKERIMPFPDVIYNAGSPEKLANSKEIIEKLKSEIPFTTNSIGNKWNITERLIEAKEFTNYLIPSEVVKTVENFHKFLASFQKVVFKPIDGRKGKGIYFISNMDGVFEVRQNSENKYYSKQQLNEFLKDKLLTGNYIIQPYIQSVTKSGQVYDFRLHVQKDGEGKWVITTIYPRIAPKGSIIPNINNGGFTNYLDPFLQQEFKEEAFDIKRMLEHFSLSLANHLDNIQMVKYGEVIDEIGIDVGLDENLKIWVYEVNWRPGCPPAFYLELDVVVHSIQYAKYLAENQTKIKNEIKSLKRKKIEEKRGSPVIAITGSAGKTTSKAFLASILSKKWNIFESKDYWNTTEHTKKHAAEINDSHEAVVLEYGMAYPGVITEHCSIIQPTISIVTNIGLAHVGNFDSDIKKVAHAKSELIHGMDQKGILIINKDDENSKYLETQQFKGKIMTVSIKSPANYRAYGIQYEENGMSFKMRLQKQEIKLFIPILGEHHVYNALNAIAVADYLGFTPMEIKAGLIFRKPPRRLTIYNCRDNITVIDDTVHSHPQGVKAALDVLSNIGKRRKIAIIGQMRELGDLREQEYRKVGEYVHEIGIDLLITYGFRTEEIGDQAKEKGFSSENIYHFTNKEKLHELLKEIVRKDDTILVKGASKTNMFDTVKFLDETFKE, translated from the coding sequence ATGACATTAATAGGAATGTTACATCATCGTAGAGATCCCACAACTGTCATCAAGTCTTATGCATATGCCGCGGTTGCAAAGGCAGAAGGAGTCAATTTTTTTTACTTTTCACCTGGGATGGTGAATTTTGTGAACCGATCCATTAGAGGTCAAGTTTATGAAAATGGAAGTTGGAAAGAGAGAATTATGCCCTTTCCGGATGTTATCTATAACGCAGGAAGTCCCGAAAAATTAGCAAATTCAAAAGAAATTATTGAAAAATTAAAAAGCGAAATTCCCTTTACTACAAACTCGATAGGTAATAAATGGAATATTACTGAAAGACTAATAGAAGCGAAGGAATTTACAAACTACTTAATTCCTTCTGAAGTTGTAAAGACAGTTGAAAATTTTCATAAATTTTTAGCATCATTTCAGAAAGTTGTCTTTAAACCTATTGATGGAAGAAAGGGAAAAGGAATCTACTTCATTTCTAATATGGACGGGGTTTTTGAAGTAAGACAAAACTCTGAAAATAAATATTATTCAAAGCAACAATTGAACGAGTTTTTGAAGGATAAGCTTTTAACAGGAAATTATATTATTCAGCCATATATACAGTCCGTCACTAAATCTGGCCAAGTATATGATTTTAGGCTTCATGTTCAAAAAGACGGGGAGGGAAAGTGGGTGATTACTACTATTTATCCACGAATAGCTCCAAAAGGGTCTATCATTCCCAATATTAACAATGGAGGTTTCACTAATTACTTAGATCCGTTTTTGCAACAGGAATTTAAAGAAGAAGCATTTGATATTAAACGTATGCTTGAGCATTTTTCTTTGTCATTAGCCAATCATTTAGATAATATACAAATGGTAAAATACGGAGAGGTTATTGATGAAATCGGAATAGATGTAGGTTTAGATGAGAATTTGAAAATTTGGGTTTATGAAGTAAATTGGCGTCCAGGCTGTCCTCCAGCTTTTTATTTGGAATTAGATGTAGTAGTCCATTCTATTCAATATGCAAAGTATTTAGCGGAAAACCAAACAAAAATTAAAAATGAAATAAAGTCATTAAAGAGGAAAAAGATTGAAGAAAAAAGGGGATCACCAGTCATTGCAATAACGGGAAGTGCTGGAAAAACAACGTCCAAGGCATTTCTTGCATCTATATTATCAAAAAAATGGAACATCTTTGAGTCCAAAGATTATTGGAATACAACAGAGCATACGAAAAAACATGCAGCCGAAATTAATGACTCTCATGAAGCTGTAGTCTTAGAGTATGGGATGGCTTATCCTGGCGTCATTACGGAACATTGTAGCATCATTCAACCAACTATTAGCATTGTGACAAATATCGGACTTGCACATGTAGGAAACTTTGATAGTGATATTAAAAAAGTTGCTCATGCAAAGTCAGAACTAATACATGGAATGGATCAAAAGGGTATTCTCATTATAAACAAGGACGATGAGAACTCTAAGTATTTGGAAACACAGCAATTCAAAGGGAAGATAATGACAGTCAGTATTAAATCCCCAGCTAACTATAGAGCATATGGTATTCAATACGAGGAAAATGGTATGAGTTTCAAAATGAGGTTACAAAAACAAGAAATTAAATTATTTATTCCTATTTTAGGTGAGCATCATGTGTATAATGCGTTAAATGCGATTGCTGTTGCTGATTACTTAGGATTCACACCAATGGAAATTAAAGCTGGATTAATTTTTAGAAAACCACCAAGAAGGTTAACAATTTATAATTGTCGTGACAATATTACAGTAATCGATGACACCGTTCACTCCCACCCACAAGGAGTAAAAGCAGCACTTGACGTCCTTTCCAATATAGGAAAGCGTAGAAAAATAGCTATTATTGGTCAAATGAGAGAGTTAGGCGATTTGAGGGAACAAGAATATCGTAAAGTAGGCGAATACGTGCATGAAATAGGAATTGATCTATTAATAACTTATGGTTTTCGGACGGAAGAAATAGGCGATCAAGCGAAAGAGAAAGGTTTTTCATCTGAAAATATTTATCATTTCACTAATAAGGAAAAGTTACATGAGTTGTTGAAGGAGATTGTGAGGAAAGACGATACCATTTTAGTTAAGGGAGCAAGTAAGACGAATATGTTTGATACGGTCAAGTTTTTAGACGAAACGTTTAAAGAATAA